The Nocardioides pantholopis genome window below encodes:
- a CDS encoding EamA family transporter: MTAANSSVRLLSPVWLVLAGIASVQLGAAIAKSLFDEVDPTTVVWLRLMTSALVLVALARPRLRGRTRHDWLAMLALGASLGLMNWAIYQSFQRIPLGVAVTIEFAGPLLIAVLGSRRVRDLLWVGLAALGVLLLGFERTELDPVGVLFALVAGAGWAAYILLSAETGRRWPGLDGLALASVVAALLLTPLALGRHADEIADGRILLLGAAVGLLSSVIPYAFEMVALRSMRPAVFSILMSVEPAAAALAGIVVLAEFLSPVQWVAMACVVVASVGATRSGRALAEPAPD, from the coding sequence GTGACAGCCGCCAACTCATCGGTCCGGCTGCTCTCGCCGGTGTGGCTGGTCCTGGCCGGCATCGCCTCGGTCCAGCTGGGCGCCGCCATCGCCAAGAGCCTCTTCGACGAAGTCGACCCGACGACGGTCGTGTGGCTGCGCCTGATGACCAGCGCGCTGGTGCTGGTCGCCCTGGCCCGGCCCCGGCTGCGCGGGCGGACCCGCCACGACTGGCTCGCGATGCTGGCCCTCGGCGCGAGCCTGGGTCTGATGAACTGGGCGATCTACCAGTCCTTCCAGCGGATCCCGCTCGGCGTCGCGGTCACGATCGAGTTCGCGGGACCCCTCCTGATCGCGGTCCTGGGATCGCGGCGGGTCCGGGACCTGCTCTGGGTGGGGCTCGCGGCGCTCGGCGTGCTGCTGCTCGGCTTCGAGCGGACCGAGCTCGACCCGGTCGGCGTGCTCTTCGCCCTGGTCGCCGGCGCGGGCTGGGCGGCGTACATCCTGCTCAGCGCGGAGACCGGACGCCGCTGGCCAGGCCTGGACGGGCTCGCACTGGCGAGCGTGGTCGCCGCGCTGCTGCTCACCCCGCTGGCGCTGGGCCGGCACGCCGACGAGATCGCCGACGGCCGGATCCTGCTGCTCGGCGCCGCGGTCGGGCTGCTCAGCTCGGTGATCCCCTACGCGTTCGAGATGGTCGCCCTGCGCTCGATGCGCCCCGCGGTGTTCAGCATCCTGATGAGCGTGGAGCCGGCCGCCGCCGCACTCGCCGGCATCGTCGTGCTCGCCGAGTTCCTCTCCCCGGTGCAGTGGGTGGCGATGGCCTGCGTGGTCGTCGCGAGCGTGGGCGCCACCCGCTCCGGTCGGGCGCTCGCCGAGCCGGCACCGGACTGA
- a CDS encoding S66 family peptidase has product MRFPRPLRPGDTIGVTSPSSGIAPSYLPRLEVAREHLRARGYETRLGECNVVEGGGVTGPARQRAAELTAMLVDPEIRAVVPPWGGELAIQVLEHLDWDAIAAAEPTWLVGFSDLTTLMLPLATRLGWASLHGANLMDTPYAQPDGLAHWLDVLESGGRVAQRSPGRFRSGSWDDWEAEPGVTARDLDTPGRWEVVGGGGIDLTGRLVGGCIEVLAPLVGTPYADVPALGRSLTDDGLLVYLEAAESNAFDIGRALHGMRLAGWFEEANAVLVGRTSAPDSPGYSQREAVVDALGPLDVPLVVDVDFGHVWPYLPMVNGALGHVVVDADRAELTQEWP; this is encoded by the coding sequence ATGCGATTCCCCCGCCCCCTGCGTCCCGGCGACACGATCGGCGTCACCTCCCCGTCCTCGGGGATCGCGCCGTCCTACCTGCCCAGGCTGGAGGTGGCCCGCGAGCACCTGCGTGCGCGCGGCTACGAGACCCGGCTCGGTGAGTGCAACGTCGTGGAGGGCGGTGGCGTGACCGGCCCGGCGCGGCAGCGGGCCGCCGAGCTGACCGCGATGCTCGTCGACCCGGAGATCCGCGCGGTGGTGCCGCCGTGGGGCGGCGAGCTGGCGATCCAGGTCCTCGAGCACCTGGACTGGGACGCGATCGCGGCCGCCGAGCCGACCTGGTTGGTGGGATTCAGCGACCTGACCACGCTGATGCTTCCGCTGGCGACCCGGCTCGGCTGGGCCTCGCTGCACGGCGCGAACCTGATGGACACGCCCTACGCCCAGCCGGACGGGCTGGCGCACTGGCTCGACGTGCTCGAGTCAGGCGGCCGGGTCGCCCAGCGCTCGCCCGGGCGCTTCCGCTCGGGCAGCTGGGACGACTGGGAGGCCGAGCCCGGCGTCACCGCGCGGGACCTCGACACCCCGGGCCGCTGGGAGGTGGTCGGCGGCGGCGGGATCGACCTCACCGGCCGCCTGGTCGGCGGCTGCATCGAGGTGCTCGCGCCGCTGGTCGGGACGCCGTACGCCGACGTGCCGGCGCTGGGCCGCTCGCTGACCGACGACGGGCTGCTGGTCTACCTGGAGGCCGCGGAGTCGAACGCCTTCGACATCGGCCGCGCCCTGCACGGGATGCGGCTGGCGGGCTGGTTCGAGGAGGCGAACGCGGTCCTGGTCGGCCGCACCAGCGCCCCGGACTCGCCCGGCTACAGTCAGCGCGAGGCCGTCGTCGACGCCCTCGGTCCCCTCGACGTCCCCCTCGTGGTCGACGTCGACTTCGGTCACGTCTGGCCCTACCTGCCCATGGTCAACGGAGCCCTCGGCCACGTGGTCGTCGACGCGGACCGCGCCGAGCTGACCCAGGAGTGGCCATGA
- a CDS encoding FUSC family protein, whose product MTGGGAAPSASRRDRLARDLLTVRPHGDAHWVALRAGICVLVPLLVLWATGHLTWSIFAVFGAMTSLYGRNRVHVPRLQLQVQVGVLLTLVTAGGVLVGTSEHRAWLAVPLAALLASGAALLSDVQDWHPPGALFPVFAFTACASLPAQPRDVPVALAVAAAAAAFAVVVGNLGAFWRARRRPRDREGRTPWRRGDWAASLGWHVLPSGLAVLVAGTVATGVGIGHPYWAMVSAVVPLVAREFRDQLVRGLHRLVGTALGLAVAAVVLAVDPPALALIALVTLLQVGAELLIGRNYALALTCVTPLALLMVYLVAGGDRQALLLDRGLETVIGVAVGLVIGYLTRAGVGQPPVR is encoded by the coding sequence GTGACCGGGGGCGGGGCGGCACCGAGCGCGTCCCGCCGGGACCGGCTCGCCCGCGACCTGCTCACGGTGCGGCCCCACGGCGACGCCCACTGGGTGGCGCTGCGGGCCGGGATCTGCGTCCTGGTCCCGCTGCTGGTGCTCTGGGCGACCGGCCACCTCACCTGGTCGATCTTCGCGGTCTTCGGCGCGATGACCTCGCTCTACGGCCGCAACCGGGTGCACGTCCCGCGGCTCCAGCTGCAGGTCCAGGTCGGGGTGCTCCTCACGCTGGTGACCGCCGGCGGGGTGCTGGTCGGCACCAGCGAGCACCGGGCCTGGCTGGCGGTGCCGCTGGCCGCGCTGCTGGCCTCGGGGGCCGCCCTGCTCTCGGACGTCCAGGACTGGCACCCGCCCGGGGCGCTGTTCCCGGTGTTCGCGTTCACCGCCTGCGCCTCCCTGCCGGCGCAGCCCCGCGACGTGCCGGTCGCGCTGGCGGTCGCCGCCGCCGCGGCGGCGTTCGCGGTGGTCGTCGGCAACCTCGGGGCGTTCTGGCGCGCCCGCCGCCGGCCCCGGGACCGCGAGGGCCGCACCCCGTGGCGGCGCGGCGACTGGGCGGCGAGCCTGGGCTGGCACGTCCTGCCCAGCGGGCTGGCCGTGCTCGTCGCCGGCACGGTCGCCACCGGCGTCGGGATCGGCCACCCCTACTGGGCGATGGTCTCGGCGGTGGTGCCGCTGGTGGCCCGCGAGTTCCGCGACCAGCTGGTGCGCGGCCTGCACCGCCTGGTCGGCACCGCCCTGGGGCTGGCCGTCGCGGCGGTCGTCCTCGCCGTCGACCCACCGGCGCTGGCCCTGATCGCGCTGGTCACGCTGCTCCAGGTCGGCGCTGAGCTGCTGATCGGGCGCAACTACGCGCTCGCGCTGACCTGCGTCACCCCGCTGGCGCTGCTGATGGTCTACCTGGTCGCCGGCGGCGACCGGCAGGCTCTGCTGCTGGACCGGGGCCTGGAGACCGTCATCGGCGTGGCGGTCGGCCTGGTCATCGGCTACCTGACCCGAGCCGGCGTCGGTCAGCCACCGGTGCGGTAG
- a CDS encoding PQQ-dependent sugar dehydrogenase encodes MTSSAPRLAALLLAAPLLLAGCSSDDGGGGEENDARATPSTTPDRSDPPAPTTDAPSTPADTPAGSATTVSGPPRVVDTIATGLEVPWGLTFLPDGDAVATERDSGRVLRIAPTGQITELGTVTEAAPEAEGGLLGVAVSPDFATDQRLFLYLTTDTDNRVVRTTLRDDRLGDLDPILTGIVKGPIHDGGRLEFGPDGYLYVSTGEAGEPDRAQDRDDLGGKILRITTDGDPAPGNPNGSPVWSWGHRNVQGLAFVGDQLWASEFGDSDFDELNRIERGANYGWPEVEGTGGPDAAAAGYVDPLATWDTDEASPSGLAYAAGHLWMAALRGERLWRVPVDGDRLGRPESFLIGRYGRMRTVAVAPDGRLWLTTSNRDGRAEPKDGDDRILLIAP; translated from the coding sequence ATGACGTCGTCGGCGCCGCGGCTAGCGGCCCTGCTCCTGGCCGCCCCACTGCTGCTTGCCGGCTGCTCCTCCGACGACGGCGGCGGCGGCGAGGAGAACGACGCGCGCGCCACGCCGAGCACGACCCCCGATCGGTCCGACCCACCGGCGCCGACCACCGACGCACCGTCCACCCCGGCCGACACCCCGGCCGGGAGCGCGACCACGGTCTCGGGCCCACCCCGGGTGGTCGACACGATCGCGACCGGGCTCGAGGTGCCGTGGGGCCTGACGTTCCTGCCCGACGGCGACGCGGTGGCCACCGAGCGCGACTCCGGCCGGGTCCTGCGGATCGCCCCCACCGGGCAGATCACCGAGCTCGGCACCGTCACCGAGGCCGCGCCGGAGGCCGAGGGCGGACTCCTCGGGGTGGCGGTCTCCCCCGACTTCGCGACCGACCAGCGGCTCTTCCTCTACCTGACCACAGACACCGACAACCGGGTCGTGCGGACCACGCTGCGCGACGACCGCCTGGGCGACCTCGACCCGATCCTGACCGGCATCGTGAAGGGGCCCATCCACGACGGCGGCCGGCTCGAGTTCGGCCCGGACGGCTACCTCTACGTCTCCACCGGCGAGGCCGGCGAGCCGGACCGCGCCCAGGACCGCGACGACCTCGGCGGCAAGATCCTGCGGATCACGACCGACGGCGACCCGGCGCCCGGCAACCCGAACGGGTCGCCGGTGTGGTCCTGGGGGCACCGCAACGTCCAGGGCCTGGCCTTCGTCGGTGACCAGCTGTGGGCCTCGGAGTTCGGCGACTCCGACTTCGACGAGCTGAACCGGATCGAGCGTGGCGCCAACTACGGCTGGCCCGAGGTGGAGGGCACCGGCGGCCCCGACGCCGCAGCGGCCGGGTACGTCGACCCGCTGGCCACCTGGGACACCGACGAGGCCTCCCCGTCCGGCCTGGCGTACGCCGCCGGCCACCTGTGGATGGCCGCGCTGCGTGGGGAGCGGCTGTGGCGGGTCCCGGTCGACGGGGACCGGCTGGGCCGTCCCGAGTCGTTCCTGATCGGCCGCTACGGCCGGATGCGCACCGTGGCGGTCGCCCCCGACGGCCGGCTGTGGCTGACCACCAGCAACCGCGACGGGCGCGCGGAGCCGAAGGACGGGGACGACCGGATCCTGCTCATCGCTCCCTGA
- a CDS encoding kynureninase, with the protein MTPTDLDATALDAADPLAAYRDRFVGAETPLVYFDGNSLGRPLRETGPRLARFVEEEWGGRLIRAWDERWLALPESIGDELGRTCLGAAAGQTIVGDSTTVLLYKAMRAAVALRPDRREIVVDRDNFPTDRYVAAGVAEECGLRLRWIEVDRAAGVTADQLAEAVGPDTALVVLSHVAYRSAWLADAPQLTRIAHDAGALVLWDLCHSAGAVPVELDAWGADLAVGCTYKYLNGGPGSPAFGYVAARLLDQVVQPIRGWMGTADSFAMGPEHQPAPGIRRMLSGTPPVLGMLALQDMLALLGEVGIDAVRAKSRGLTAYAVEVAEDLLGPLGVTLASPRDPERRGGHVTLQHPLMREVAAALWRRDVVPDYRDPGGLRLGLSPLSTSYAEVARGLDVVRDTMRDLTP; encoded by the coding sequence GTGACGCCCACCGACCTCGACGCCACGGCCCTCGATGCCGCCGACCCGCTCGCGGCGTACCGCGACCGGTTCGTGGGCGCCGAGACCCCGCTGGTCTACTTCGACGGCAACTCGCTGGGCCGCCCGCTGCGCGAGACCGGCCCGCGGCTGGCCCGGTTCGTCGAGGAGGAGTGGGGCGGTCGGCTGATCCGGGCCTGGGACGAGCGGTGGCTGGCGCTCCCGGAGTCGATCGGCGACGAGCTCGGCCGCACCTGCCTGGGCGCGGCCGCCGGGCAGACGATCGTGGGGGACTCCACGACCGTGCTGCTCTACAAGGCGATGCGCGCCGCGGTGGCGCTGCGCCCGGACCGCCGCGAGATCGTCGTGGACCGCGACAACTTCCCGACCGACCGCTACGTGGCCGCCGGGGTCGCCGAGGAGTGCGGGCTCCGGCTGCGCTGGATCGAGGTGGACCGGGCCGCCGGGGTCACCGCCGACCAGCTCGCCGAGGCCGTCGGGCCGGACACGGCGCTGGTGGTCCTCAGCCACGTCGCCTACCGCTCCGCCTGGCTGGCCGATGCCCCGCAGCTGACCCGGATCGCCCACGACGCGGGCGCGCTGGTGCTGTGGGACCTGTGCCACTCCGCCGGGGCGGTCCCGGTCGAGCTCGACGCGTGGGGCGCCGACCTGGCCGTCGGCTGCACCTACAAGTACCTCAACGGCGGCCCCGGCTCGCCAGCCTTCGGGTACGTCGCCGCGCGGCTGCTCGACCAGGTCGTCCAGCCGATCCGCGGCTGGATGGGCACGGCCGACTCCTTCGCGATGGGTCCGGAGCACCAGCCCGCCCCCGGGATCCGCCGGATGCTCTCCGGCACCCCGCCGGTGCTCGGGATGCTGGCGCTCCAGGACATGCTGGCGCTGCTCGGGGAGGTCGGGATCGACGCGGTCCGGGCCAAGTCCCGCGGCCTCACGGCGTACGCCGTCGAGGTGGCCGAGGACCTGCTGGGGCCCCTCGGCGTGACCCTCGCCTCACCGCGCGACCCCGAGCGCCGCGGCGGGCACGTCACGCTCCAGCACCCGCTGATGCGCGAGGTCGCCGCCGCCCTGTGGCGCCGCGACGTCGTCCCCGACTACCGCGACCCGGGCGGCCTGCGCCTGGGGCTCTCCCCGCTGTCCACGTCGTACGCCGAGGTCGCGCGCGGCCTCGACGTGGTTCGCGACACGATGCGGGACCTGACACCCTGA
- the ilvD gene encoding dihydroxy-acid dehydratase, translating to MTEPDIKPRSRDVTDGLEKAAARGMLRAVGMGDEDFAKPQIGVASSWNEITPCNLSLDRLAKAAKRGVSAAGGFPMEFGTISVSDGISMGHEGMHFSLVSREVIADSVETVMMAERLDGSVLLAGCDKSLPGMMMAAARLDLSSVFLYAGSTLPGQVDGNDVTIIDAFEAVGACLAGKMSREQVDKIERNICPGEGACGGMYTANTMAAVGEAIGMSLPGSAAPPAVDRRRDGFAERSGEAVVNLLRKGITARQIMTKEAFENAITVVMALGGSTNAVLHLLAMAREAEVDLTIDDFNRVGEKVPHLADLKPFGRYVMNDVDKIGGIPVVMKALLDAGLMHGDCLTVTGKTMAENLAELSPPDLDDDVIRKLDRPIHATGGLTILKGSLAPDGAVVKSAGFDDTVFAGTARVFDGERAAMDALAAGQIQARDVVVIRYEGPKGGPGMREMLAITGAIKGAGLGKDVLLLTDGRFSGGTTGLCVGHVAPEAVDGGPIAFVRDGDPITLDVLNRTLEVEIDADELARRQDGWVPNPPKYTRGVLGKYARTVQSAAHGAVTS from the coding sequence ATGACCGAGCCCGACATCAAGCCCCGTTCCCGCGACGTCACGGACGGCCTCGAGAAGGCCGCCGCGCGAGGAATGCTGCGCGCGGTAGGCATGGGCGACGAGGACTTCGCCAAGCCCCAGATCGGCGTGGCCTCGAGCTGGAACGAGATCACCCCCTGCAACCTCTCCCTGGACCGGCTGGCCAAGGCCGCGAAGCGGGGCGTGAGCGCGGCGGGTGGCTTCCCGATGGAGTTCGGCACGATCTCGGTCTCCGACGGCATCTCCATGGGCCACGAGGGGATGCACTTCTCGCTGGTCTCCCGCGAGGTCATCGCGGACTCGGTCGAGACCGTGATGATGGCCGAGCGCCTCGACGGCTCGGTGCTGCTGGCCGGCTGCGACAAGTCGCTGCCGGGCATGATGATGGCCGCCGCGCGCCTGGACCTCTCCAGCGTCTTCCTGTACGCCGGCTCGACGCTGCCGGGCCAGGTGGACGGCAACGACGTCACGATCATCGACGCCTTCGAGGCCGTCGGCGCCTGCCTGGCGGGCAAGATGAGCCGCGAGCAGGTCGACAAGATCGAGCGCAACATCTGCCCCGGCGAGGGCGCCTGCGGCGGCATGTACACCGCGAACACGATGGCCGCGGTCGGCGAGGCGATCGGCATGTCGCTGCCCGGCTCGGCCGCCCCGCCGGCGGTGGACCGGCGCCGCGACGGCTTCGCGGAGCGCTCCGGCGAGGCAGTGGTCAACCTGCTGCGCAAGGGCATCACCGCCCGGCAGATCATGACGAAGGAGGCGTTCGAGAACGCCATCACCGTCGTGATGGCGCTCGGCGGCTCCACGAACGCCGTGCTGCACCTGCTCGCGATGGCCCGCGAGGCCGAGGTCGACCTGACCATCGACGACTTCAACCGGGTGGGCGAGAAGGTCCCGCACCTCGCCGACCTCAAGCCGTTCGGCCGCTACGTGATGAACGACGTCGACAAGATCGGCGGCATCCCGGTGGTCATGAAGGCCCTGCTCGACGCCGGGCTGATGCACGGCGACTGCCTGACGGTGACCGGCAAGACGATGGCCGAGAACCTCGCCGAGCTGTCCCCGCCGGACCTCGACGACGACGTGATCCGCAAGCTCGACCGCCCGATCCACGCCACCGGCGGGCTGACCATCCTCAAGGGCTCGCTGGCCCCCGACGGCGCGGTCGTGAAGTCGGCCGGCTTCGACGACACCGTCTTCGCCGGCACCGCCCGCGTCTTCGACGGCGAGCGGGCCGCGATGGACGCCCTCGCGGCCGGGCAGATCCAGGCCCGCGACGTCGTCGTGATCCGCTACGAGGGCCCCAAGGGCGGCCCGGGGATGCGCGAGATGCTCGCGATCACCGGTGCGATCAAGGGCGCCGGCCTCGGCAAGGACGTGCTGCTGCTCACCGACGGCCGCTTCTCCGGCGGCACGACCGGCCTGTGCGTGGGCCACGTCGCGCCCGAGGCCGTCGACGGCGGGCCGATCGCGTTCGTGCGCGACGGCGACCCGATCACTCTCGACGTGCTCAACCGCACCCTCGAGGTGGAGATCGACGCCGACGAGCTGGCGCGCCGCCAGGACGGCTGGGTCCCGAACCCGCCCAAGTACACCCGCGGCGTGCTCGGCAAGTACGCCCGCACCGTGCAGTCGGCCGCGCACGGCGCGGTCACCAGCTGA
- a CDS encoding VOC family protein: MDQRISFVTLAVADLDASRSFYVDGLGWEPALLVPGEVLMISAGERLVFSLWARPHFEAEVGPIASGPGVAPFTLSHNVRTEAEVDEVLALARSAGADPVQAAQRREWGGWTGYFADPDGYRWEIATNPGPIGRQVLP, encoded by the coding sequence ATGGACCAGCGGATCAGCTTTGTCACCCTCGCCGTCGCCGACCTGGACGCCAGCCGGTCCTTCTACGTCGACGGCCTGGGCTGGGAGCCGGCGCTGCTGGTCCCCGGTGAGGTGCTGATGATCTCTGCGGGGGAGCGGCTGGTGTTCTCGCTGTGGGCCCGCCCGCACTTCGAGGCCGAGGTGGGACCGATCGCGTCCGGCCCCGGGGTCGCGCCGTTCACGCTGTCCCACAACGTGCGGACCGAGGCGGAGGTGGACGAGGTGCTGGCCCTGGCCCGGTCGGCCGGCGCCGATCCGGTCCAGGCCGCCCAGCGGCGGGAGTGGGGCGGCTGGACCGGGTACTTCGCCGACCCCGACGGCTACCGCTGGGAGATCGCGACCAACCCCGGGCCGATCGGCCGGCAGGTGCTCCCGTGA
- a CDS encoding 4a-hydroxytetrahydrobiopterin dehydratase, producing MSGRPSEEDRRLLSGPEIEAAGLADWRVLFGRLHARYRTPDFATALAIVTEVGAVADELDHHPDLDLSWGQVRVRVSSHDVGGVTARDVRLARATTDIAARHGATATPEALSVLEIALDTADRGEVLPFWAAVLGLEPSATDPVELTDPLGVLPTLWFQEAERDAEVPAQRFHLDLRVPPEVVAPRMRAALAAGGVLVSDADAPRFWVLADPQGNRVCLTTWQGRDAP from the coding sequence GTGAGCGGCCGACCGAGCGAGGAGGACCGCCGGCTCCTGAGCGGGCCGGAGATCGAGGCCGCGGGGCTCGCCGACTGGCGGGTGCTGTTCGGCCGCCTGCACGCGCGCTACCGCACGCCGGACTTCGCGACCGCGCTCGCGATCGTCACCGAGGTCGGCGCCGTCGCCGACGAGCTGGACCACCACCCTGACCTCGACCTGTCCTGGGGGCAGGTGCGGGTGCGGGTGTCCAGCCACGACGTCGGCGGCGTCACCGCTCGCGACGTGCGCCTGGCCCGGGCGACCACCGACATCGCCGCCCGGCACGGCGCCACCGCGACCCCCGAGGCGCTCAGCGTGCTCGAGATCGCGCTGGACACCGCCGACCGCGGCGAGGTGCTGCCGTTCTGGGCGGCGGTCCTGGGCCTGGAGCCGTCCGCCACGGACCCGGTCGAGCTCACCGACCCGCTCGGCGTGCTGCCGACGCTGTGGTTCCAGGAGGCCGAGCGGGACGCCGAGGTCCCGGCGCAGCGCTTCCACCTGGACCTGCGGGTGCCGCCCGAGGTCGTCGCTCCCCGGATGCGGGCCGCGCTGGCCGCCGGCGGCGTCCTGGTCAGCGACGCCGACGCGCCCCGGTTCTGGGTGCTGGCCGATCCCCAGGGCAACCGGGTGTGCCTGACGACCTGGCAGGGCCGCGACGCCCCGTGA
- a CDS encoding WD40/YVTN/BNR-like repeat-containing protein, producing MGTVLMVGTRKGLWVGTSDDAREEWEFTGPHMDMEEVYSCLVDTRGDVPVLLAGASSSWLGPQVRRSVDLGRTWQESPSGAVRFPEGYDASVERVWQLAAGSRPGEVWAGTEPGAVWRSVDGGETFALEEGLWNHPHRPQWGAGYGGQAFHTILPHPGDAGSVTVAISTGGVYQTADGGKSWEPRNQGIRAEFLPEGEQYPEFGQCVHKVARHPARPERLFLQNHGGVYRSEDHGASWDSIAAGLPADFGFPVVVHPHEPDTVYLFPLNAGEGRYPTDGRARVWRSRDAGESWEELGAGLPDWFYVGVMRDAMCTDQHPSAGVYVGARNGAVWASPDSGATWRQVVANLPDVMVVRAATI from the coding sequence ATGGGCACGGTGCTGATGGTGGGGACCCGCAAGGGCCTGTGGGTGGGGACGTCCGACGACGCCCGCGAGGAGTGGGAGTTCACCGGTCCGCACATGGACATGGAGGAGGTCTACTCCTGCCTGGTCGACACCCGAGGCGACGTACCCGTCCTGCTCGCGGGCGCCTCCTCGAGCTGGCTGGGCCCGCAGGTGCGCCGCTCGGTCGACCTCGGGCGCACCTGGCAGGAGTCGCCGTCCGGGGCCGTCCGCTTCCCGGAGGGATACGACGCGTCGGTCGAGCGGGTCTGGCAGCTGGCCGCCGGGTCCCGGCCCGGGGAGGTCTGGGCCGGCACGGAGCCGGGGGCCGTGTGGCGCTCGGTGGACGGCGGGGAGACCTTCGCCCTCGAGGAGGGGCTGTGGAACCACCCGCACCGGCCGCAGTGGGGCGCCGGCTACGGCGGCCAGGCCTTCCACACGATCCTGCCGCATCCCGGCGACGCCGGCTCGGTGACCGTGGCGATCTCCACCGGCGGGGTCTACCAGACCGCGGACGGCGGCAAGTCCTGGGAGCCGCGGAACCAGGGGATCCGCGCGGAGTTCCTGCCCGAGGGCGAGCAGTACCCCGAGTTCGGCCAGTGCGTGCACAAGGTCGCCCGGCACCCCGCGCGGCCCGAGCGGCTGTTCCTGCAGAACCACGGCGGGGTCTACCGCTCCGAGGACCACGGCGCCTCGTGGGACTCGATCGCCGCCGGCCTGCCCGCGGACTTCGGGTTCCCGGTCGTCGTACACCCGCACGAGCCGGACACCGTCTACCTCTTCCCGCTCAACGCCGGCGAGGGCCGGTATCCGACCGACGGCCGGGCCCGCGTGTGGCGCTCCCGCGACGCGGGGGAGAGCTGGGAGGAGCTCGGCGCCGGCCTGCCGGACTGGTTCTACGTCGGGGTGATGCGCGACGCGATGTGCACCGACCAGCACCCCTCCGCCGGTGTGTACGTCGGCGCCCGCAACGGCGCCGTGTGGGCATCGCCCGACTCCGGGGCGACCTGGCGCCAGGTCGTCGCGAACCTCCCCGACGTGATGGTGGTCCGCGCCGCCACCATCTGA
- a CDS encoding sensor histidine kinase, which yields MSPATPNRPPDPVPATAGSEPDLTAALAELVGRYVGAEPRVVLHAEPLGRLDPAVAAAAYDIAGEAVANAVRHAGAEVCDVSVRLTGDSLVVEVSDDGAGLPQPAVAGGGTRTMQAHALDRGGRLEVLPCAGGGTVVRAVLPLPPAPRG from the coding sequence ATGAGCCCCGCGACCCCGAACCGGCCCCCGGACCCCGTTCCGGCGACCGCGGGCAGCGAGCCGGACCTGACCGCGGCGCTGGCCGAGCTGGTCGGCCGCTACGTCGGCGCCGAGCCGCGGGTGGTGCTGCACGCCGAGCCCCTGGGCCGGCTGGACCCGGCGGTGGCGGCCGCGGCGTACGACATCGCGGGCGAGGCGGTCGCGAACGCGGTGCGCCACGCCGGCGCCGAGGTCTGCGACGTCAGCGTCCGGCTCACCGGCGACAGCCTGGTCGTCGAGGTCTCCGACGACGGCGCGGGGCTGCCGCAGCCGGCGGTCGCCGGGGGCGGCACGCGCACCATGCAGGCGCACGCCCTCGACCGCGGCGGCCGGCTCGAGGTCCTCCCCTGCGCCGGCGGCGGCACCGTCGTACGCGCCGTGCTGCCGCTGCCGCCCGCCCCGCGCGGCTGA
- a CDS encoding GNAT family N-acetyltransferase has product MSTSTNTGASTGAAGSRNEHGQPVGPELSDWHGAEPPAPVELTGRYVRLEPVAAGHAEPLHAALGDPADAGLWTYRPDRQPADVTGMARDVVAPLAGATGQVGFAIVPDGRAAEGLVTYSRVEPEHGVIEISGVLFARTLQRTAAATEALHLMLRHAVEDLGYRRVEWKCDALNEPSRRAAQRLGFTHEGIFGQHLVIKGRARDTAWFSLLDHEWPEVRAAHERWLDPANFDADGRQREPLRAPAGRRGAAG; this is encoded by the coding sequence ATGAGCACCAGCACCAACACGGGCGCCAGTACGGGGGCTGCCGGGTCCCGCAACGAGCACGGTCAGCCGGTCGGGCCGGAGCTGTCGGACTGGCACGGCGCCGAGCCGCCGGCGCCGGTCGAGCTGACGGGCCGCTACGTGCGCCTGGAGCCGGTGGCGGCCGGGCACGCCGAGCCGCTGCACGCCGCGCTGGGCGATCCGGCCGACGCCGGGCTGTGGACCTACCGCCCGGACCGGCAGCCCGCGGACGTGACCGGGATGGCGCGCGACGTCGTCGCGCCGCTGGCCGGGGCGACCGGGCAGGTGGGGTTCGCGATCGTCCCCGACGGCCGCGCCGCGGAGGGACTGGTGACCTACTCCCGGGTGGAGCCGGAGCACGGGGTCATCGAGATCTCCGGGGTGCTGTTCGCCCGGACCCTCCAGCGCACCGCCGCCGCCACCGAGGCGCTGCACCTGATGCTGCGCCATGCAGTCGAGGACCTCGGCTACCGCCGGGTGGAGTGGAAGTGCGACGCGCTCAACGAGCCGTCGCGCCGGGCGGCGCAGCGCCTGGGCTTCACCCACGAGGGGATCTTCGGCCAGCACCTGGTGATCAAGGGCCGCGCCCGCGACACCGCCTGGTTCTCGCTGCTCGACCACGAGTGGCCGGAGGTCCGGGCGGCCCACGAGCGCTGGCTGGACCCGGCGAACTTCGACGCCGACGGGCGCCAGCGCGAGCCGCTGCGGGCACCGGCCGGCCGCCGGGGCGCCGCGGGCTGA